A genomic stretch from Acinonyx jubatus isolate Ajub_Pintada_27869175 chromosome E2, VMU_Ajub_asm_v1.0, whole genome shotgun sequence includes:
- the LOC106974904 gene encoding vomeronasal type-1 receptor 4-like has translation MASRDLVIGVIFLTQTVVGILGNFSLLYYYIFLSFTGCRLRPTDLIVKHLVAANSLSLLCKGVPQMMAAFGWNNFPGDFGCKLLFYLHRIGRGVSIGSTCLLSAFQAITISPQNARGTKLKRKALKYIDFSIFLCWTVYMLVNIICPIHVTGKRNNVSISMRKDLQYCSGTTNNKITQLLHAALLSFPDVLCLGIMVWASGHMVFILHRHRQRVQHIHSTNVSPRSSPESRATQSILVLVSTFVCFYSLSSICQVFMALFDNPSWLLVNVSALISGCFPTACPFVLMNCNSCVSRFYLPWLRNTTSTKVITNA, from the coding sequence ATGGCCTCCAGGGATTTGGTCATAGGAGTGATCTTCTTAACCCAAACCGTGGTCGGAATCTTGgggaatttctctcttctttactattatatcttcctctctttcactGGGTGCAGGTTGAGGCCCACAGATTTGATTGTCAAACACCTGGTTGCAGCCAACTCCTTATCCCTCCTCTGTAAAGGAGTCCCCCAGATGATGGCAGCTTTCGGGTGGAACAATTTTCCAGGTGATTTTGGATGCAAACTTCTTTTCTATCTTCACAGAATAGGCAGGGGTGTGTCCATAGGCAGCACCTGCCTCTTGAGTGCCTTCCAGGCCATCACAATCAGCCCCCAGAACGCCAGGGGGACAAAACTTAAAAGGAAAGCTCTCAAGTACATTGACTTCTCTATATTCCTGTGCTGGACCGTCTACATGCTGGTAAATATCATTTGCCCTATCCATGTGACTGGCAAACGGAACAACGTGAGCATCTCAATGAGAAAGGATTTGCAATACTGTTCGGGGACAACTAATAACAAAATCACACAATTGCTACATGCAGCGTTGTTATCATTCCCTGATGTGTTATGTTTGGGGATCATGGTCTGGGCCAGTGGCCACATGGTCTTCATCCTGCACAGGCACAGGCAGAGGGTCCAGCACATTCACAGCACTAATGTCTCCCCCAGATCCTCTCCTGAGTCCAGAGCCACCCAGAGCATCCTCGTCCTGGTGAGCACCTTTGTGTGTTTCTACTCCCTCTCCTCCATCTGCCAAGTCTTTATGGCTCTTTTCGATAATCCCAGCTGGTTGCTGGTGAACGTCTCTGCCTTGATCAGTGGATGTTTCCCAACTGCCTGCCCCTTTGTTCTCATGAACTGTAACTCCTGTGTGTCCAGGTTCTACCTTCCCTGGCTGAGGAACACAACATCCACGAAAGTGATAACAAACGCGTAA
- the LOC128313284 gene encoding protein FRG2-like-2 isoform X2, whose product MDSGTEGSEPRSSSVRHPTDRPPCHQNSFPESGSEVEEKALEGKEETLLSPLRESRTQRRESEGCSSWEGSGKRQVTSSDSACPPAAGTSPAGERSVTPGKRKRTTPDSGQGSESEETAGAQRRRRGARGAGRGRRSRCRSPGDRPPPLRKRLVTAVRALSEAVRQDVAGAWEQRERSPLTWEQRSGLGRLWAPLCAALQTVYTMANQAAYVFPAESWLVPAPPPGPRAPAGDTGEARGSPREGRGASPPGVGSEAARAGEGTRAAAELRAQPPG is encoded by the exons ATGGACTCTGGAACTGAAGGCTCAGAGCCCCGCAGCTCATCCGTGCGACACCCCACTGACCGGCCGCCCTGCCACCAGAACTCGTTCCCAGAAAGCGGCTCAGAGGTGGAGGAGAAAGCactggaagggaaagaggagacgTTACTGTCGCCGTTGAGAGAGAGCCGCACCCAAAGGCGAG AATCGGAAGGCTGCTCCAGTTGGGAGGGCTCCGGCAAGAGGCAAGTCACTTCCAGCGACAGCGCCTGCCCCCCGGCAGCAG GGACCTCTCCAGCAGGTGAGCGCAGTGTGACTCCGGGAAAGAGGAAACGGACGACGCCGGACTCGGGCCAGGGCAGCGAGAGCGAGGAGACCGCGGGTGCCCAGCGCAGGAgacgcggggcgcggggcgccgGGCGCGGCCGGCGGAGCAGGTGCAGGTCCCCGGGAGACCGGCCGCCCCCACTTCGGAAGAGGCTGGTGACCGCCGTGCGCGCCCTGTCTGAGGCCGTCCGTCAGGACGTGGCTGGGGCGTGGGAGCAGCGGGAGCGTTCCCCGCTGACCTGGGAGCAGCGCTCCGGGCTCGGGCGGCTCTGGGCGCCTCTGTGCGCGGCCTTGCAGACCGTCTACACCATGGCCAACCAGGCGGCCTACGTCTTCCCTGCAGAGAGCTGGCTCGTCCCAGCCCCGCCGCCGGGCCCCCGGGCTCCAGCTGGGGATACAGGAGAAGCCCGGGGCTCCCCCCGCGAGGGACGAGGGGCCTCCCCTCCCGGGGTCGGGAGCGAGGCCGCCCGCGCTGGGGAAGGCACCCGCGCTGCCGCAGAGCTGCGCGCGCAGCCCCCGGGGTGA
- the LOC128313284 gene encoding protein FRG2-like-1 isoform X1, giving the protein MDSGTEGSEPRSSSVRHPTDRPPCHQNSFPESGSEVEEKALEGKEETLLSPLRESRTQRRGSEPKTEEEDPREIEPQRDSCISGSESEGCSSWEGSGKRQVTSSDSACPPAAGTSPAGERSVTPGKRKRTTPDSGQGSESEETAGAQRRRRGARGAGRGRRSRCRSPGDRPPPLRKRLVTAVRALSEAVRQDVAGAWEQRERSPLTWEQRSGLGRLWAPLCAALQTVYTMANQAAYVFPAESWLVPAPPPGPRAPAGDTGEARGSPREGRGASPPGVGSEAARAGEGTRAAAELRAQPPG; this is encoded by the exons ATGGACTCTGGAACTGAAGGCTCAGAGCCCCGCAGCTCATCCGTGCGACACCCCACTGACCGGCCGCCCTGCCACCAGAACTCGTTCCCAGAAAGCGGCTCAGAGGTGGAGGAGAAAGCactggaagggaaagaggagacgTTACTGTCGCCGTTGAGAGAGAGCCGCACCCAAAGGCGAG GGTCAGAGCccaagacagaggaggaggatcCCAGGGAAATTGAGCCCCAAAGGGACAGCTGCATTTCCGGATCAG AATCGGAAGGCTGCTCCAGTTGGGAGGGCTCCGGCAAGAGGCAAGTCACTTCCAGCGACAGCGCCTGCCCCCCGGCAGCAG GGACCTCTCCAGCAGGTGAGCGCAGTGTGACTCCGGGAAAGAGGAAACGGACGACGCCGGACTCGGGCCAGGGCAGCGAGAGCGAGGAGACCGCGGGTGCCCAGCGCAGGAgacgcggggcgcggggcgccgGGCGCGGCCGGCGGAGCAGGTGCAGGTCCCCGGGAGACCGGCCGCCCCCACTTCGGAAGAGGCTGGTGACCGCCGTGCGCGCCCTGTCTGAGGCCGTCCGTCAGGACGTGGCTGGGGCGTGGGAGCAGCGGGAGCGTTCCCCGCTGACCTGGGAGCAGCGCTCCGGGCTCGGGCGGCTCTGGGCGCCTCTGTGCGCGGCCTTGCAGACCGTCTACACCATGGCCAACCAGGCGGCCTACGTCTTCCCTGCAGAGAGCTGGCTCGTCCCAGCCCCGCCGCCGGGCCCCCGGGCTCCAGCTGGGGATACAGGAGAAGCCCGGGGCTCCCCCCGCGAGGGACGAGGGGCCTCCCCTCCCGGGGTCGGGAGCGAGGCCGCCCGCGCTGGGGAAGGCACCCGCGCTGCCGCAGAGCTGCGCGCGCAGCCCCCGGGGTGA